Proteins encoded in a region of the Candidatus Moanabacter tarae genome:
- the iolE_3 gene encoding Inosose dehydratase: MLKTRTGEFPIGFRECFDDSISWAKENGFGVIDLQGLDLDKIYRARSEGLLIGSLDLPNSQGMITADREKRKVITEQASEFIRASSEGNPTNYFVVAIPEDSSLERKENFEYMVEGFGGLRNILEESDSHLVIEGWPGPGVVCSTTEVFRAFFNRCPNSCFGINYDPSHLIRLGIDPLRFLIEFSDRVFHVHAKDTEIQNEGVYEYGWESPAAFSEKIRYGGHTWRYTVPGYGDMRWSEGFRILIESGYRGAVSIEMEDANYCESTELIQEGLRLGGQFLTGC, encoded by the coding sequence ATGTTGAAGACTAGGACTGGAGAATTTCCGATTGGGTTTCGTGAGTGTTTTGATGATTCGATTTCTTGGGCAAAAGAAAATGGATTTGGAGTTATCGATCTTCAAGGGTTGGATCTAGATAAGATTTATCGAGCGAGATCAGAGGGTCTTCTGATTGGTTCGCTAGACTTACCGAATTCGCAAGGAATGATCACAGCCGATAGAGAGAAAAGGAAGGTCATAACAGAGCAAGCTTCTGAATTCATCCGAGCTTCAAGCGAAGGAAATCCTACCAACTACTTTGTTGTAGCAATTCCGGAAGATTCTTCCTTGGAAAGGAAAGAAAATTTTGAATACATGGTCGAAGGTTTCGGTGGTTTGAGAAATATACTGGAAGAATCCGATTCCCATCTTGTGATTGAGGGCTGGCCTGGTCCTGGTGTTGTTTGTTCCACTACCGAGGTCTTTCGAGCCTTTTTTAATCGATGTCCAAATAGTTGTTTCGGTATTAATTACGATCCCTCCCATCTCATTCGATTGGGTATTGATCCACTACGCTTCCTTATCGAGTTCTCGGATCGGGTCTTCCACGTTCATGCTAAGGATACCGAGATTCAGAACGAGGGAGTTTATGAGTACGGTTGGGAATCACCTGCTGCATTTTCGGAGAAGATTCGCTACGGTGGACACACATGGCGCTACACCGTTCCGGGTTATGGAGATATGCGATGGTCGGAAGGATTTCGGATCTTGATCGAATCAGGTTATCGTGGTGCGGTTTCCATAGAAATGGAAGATGCCAATTATTGCGAATCAACAGAGTTAATACAGGAAGGATTGAGACTCGGTGGGCAGTTTTTGACTGGATGTTAA
- the hemL_2 gene encoding Glutamate-1-semialdehyde 2,1-aminomutase gives MSIVSEISSTAQVDPPCPLNLEGSSLVQAYCRKTPGSSALANRARQIFPGGITHDARYIEPHGIYVTHAEGSRKWDVDGNEYVDYSGGHGALILGHNHPLITDAVRDQLGKGTHYGAGHELEIEWGGIIKDMVPCAERVRFTNSGTESTMLALRLARAHTGRSKFLRFKGHFHGWHDYVTGGVTSHFDGSPITGVPSGTSATMVIAPPNDLKATAAILSRDDDIAAMILEPTGSTWGKVPIMPSFLVGLRRLADEFGVTLIFDEVVSGFRCSPGGAQEAYGVTPDLTTLGKIVSGGLPGAALVGKKEYLDLIDFRQTAMDGRERISHKGTFNAAPASGAAGIAALNLVRSGGPCAEAIGYGNRLIDELNAMFSTESVNWVAYGTFGGFHVFLNPQAKSTDRKEIESGEFGAENIAASKDPSFVMKVRIGALLHGVDLQGWPGGPVSAAHTDDDLGRTVDSFRQTIRLLRSDGDID, from the coding sequence ATGAGTATAGTGTCTGAAATTTCTTCTACAGCCCAAGTCGACCCACCTTGTCCGTTAAATCTTGAAGGTTCCTCTCTTGTGCAGGCGTATTGCCGAAAAACGCCCGGTTCCTCCGCGTTGGCGAACCGAGCGCGACAGATCTTCCCTGGTGGTATTACGCATGATGCCCGCTATATCGAGCCTCATGGTATATACGTTACTCACGCCGAAGGATCCAGGAAGTGGGATGTAGATGGCAATGAATATGTAGACTATTCGGGAGGGCATGGAGCTTTGATTCTCGGGCACAACCATCCTCTCATTACTGATGCAGTGAGAGACCAGTTAGGTAAAGGTACTCACTATGGAGCCGGTCATGAACTTGAAATTGAATGGGGTGGCATAATTAAGGATATGGTTCCCTGTGCCGAGAGGGTACGTTTTACAAATTCTGGAACGGAGAGCACTATGCTCGCCTTACGTTTAGCTCGGGCCCATACGGGTCGTAGCAAGTTTCTAAGGTTTAAAGGACATTTCCACGGTTGGCATGATTACGTAACGGGTGGCGTAACCTCTCATTTTGATGGTTCTCCAATAACAGGAGTTCCGAGTGGTACTTCCGCGACCATGGTAATCGCCCCTCCCAATGATCTCAAAGCCACGGCCGCTATTCTGTCTCGTGATGATGATATCGCAGCGATGATCCTCGAGCCGACCGGTTCAACTTGGGGCAAGGTTCCTATAATGCCCTCATTCCTCGTGGGCTTACGCAGGTTGGCGGACGAATTTGGGGTAACATTGATTTTCGACGAAGTCGTGAGTGGATTCCGATGCTCCCCAGGCGGTGCTCAGGAAGCATACGGTGTGACGCCGGACCTCACCACTTTGGGTAAAATAGTCTCAGGAGGATTGCCCGGTGCTGCTCTAGTGGGAAAGAAGGAGTATCTCGATCTTATCGATTTCCGTCAAACTGCTATGGATGGCCGAGAGAGAATTTCCCATAAAGGAACTTTTAATGCAGCTCCAGCTAGTGGTGCGGCCGGTATCGCAGCATTGAACTTGGTACGGTCAGGAGGTCCCTGCGCGGAGGCTATCGGATATGGCAACCGCTTGATTGACGAATTAAACGCTATGTTTTCTACTGAAAGTGTTAACTGGGTTGCTTATGGGACCTTCGGTGGATTTCATGTCTTCCTCAATCCTCAGGCGAAGTCGACCGATCGTAAGGAAATCGAATCCGGCGAATTTGGGGCTGAGAATATTGCCGCGTCGAAGGATCCTTCATTTGTCATGAAAGTACGTATCGGTGCCTTGCTACACGGAGTGGATTTACAAGGATGGCCCGGCGGCCCAGTTTCCGCAGCGCACACCGATGATGATTTGGGACGAACAGTAGATTCGTTTCGACAGACAATCCGATTGCTTCGGTCGGATGGGGATATTGACTGA
- the aroE gene encoding Shikimate dehydrogenase (NADP(+)): MHNAALSEMAEGDAAFREWKYFRFDIPPALLSEAIPLFHSHGFRGINLTLPHKVQVLDLLKEIDPVARKMMAVNTLNWQPDGYYGYNSDGFGLSRALESDLGATLADESVIILGAGGAARAAAVHCLECGCRELWIGNRSVSRLKEMLSALKEQKSSNQIKGFDLAEIPRELPSSGILINATSLGLKEEDPSPIDLNRFDCSLKVFDMIYSPPRTKLMKNAEERGVQTANGFSMLVWQGFRSMEIWSQTKVPVEAMFSAGRRAVSDS, from the coding sequence ATGCACAATGCAGCTCTATCCGAAATGGCTGAAGGCGATGCTGCGTTTAGGGAATGGAAGTATTTCCGGTTTGATATTCCTCCTGCTCTTCTGTCTGAAGCGATTCCTCTTTTCCACTCCCACGGATTCAGAGGAATTAACCTGACCTTGCCTCACAAAGTTCAAGTGTTGGATCTGCTGAAGGAGATCGATCCAGTAGCACGCAAGATGATGGCGGTTAACACCTTGAATTGGCAACCGGACGGTTACTATGGGTACAACTCGGATGGGTTTGGACTGAGTAGAGCACTAGAATCGGATCTCGGAGCAACCTTGGCCGATGAATCAGTAATTATTTTGGGAGCGGGAGGGGCTGCCCGCGCTGCTGCGGTTCATTGTTTAGAGTGCGGTTGTAGGGAATTGTGGATCGGGAACCGGTCAGTATCGCGGCTTAAGGAGATGCTTTCTGCACTGAAAGAACAAAAAAGCTCTAATCAAATTAAGGGATTTGATTTGGCAGAGATTCCCCGGGAACTACCTTCCTCAGGGATTCTTATCAATGCCACGTCTCTGGGTTTGAAAGAAGAAGATCCATCTCCGATTGACTTGAATAGATTCGATTGCTCGCTGAAGGTCTTCGATATGATCTACAGTCCACCTCGAACAAAACTCATGAAGAATGCTGAGGAACGAGGGGTTCAGACTGCAAATGGGTTTTCGATGCTTGTTTGGCAAGGCTTCAGATCGATGGAGATTTGGAGCCAAACAAAAGTCCCTGTTGAAGCAATGTTTTCAGCTGGACGAAGGGCGGTCTCAGACTCCTAG
- a CDS encoding Pyridoxal phosphate homeostasis protein — MAVNLTSRIIMEINYSQFEERAGQLKSRIRAACDVCGRNPDEIDVVAVTKSHPFEAVEYAVRYGFRRIGENRVQEADQKWKEIDPRVGLELIGHLQTNKARLAVSLFNRIQSVDRIKLVKVLNRHCEEVGKSLSILLQVNSGEDPRKFGVSREEAPKLMEETQAVPHLAIEGLMTIAPLSLEKDVARLAFDRLRELRDRLAERSGLPLKVLSMGMTNDMEEAIQSGSTCIRVGTALFGVRRG; from the coding sequence ATGGCGGTGAATTTAACCAGCCGGATAATCATGGAAATTAACTATAGTCAATTTGAAGAACGGGCAGGGCAATTGAAGTCCCGAATCAGAGCTGCTTGTGATGTCTGCGGGCGAAATCCCGATGAAATCGACGTAGTAGCCGTAACAAAGTCTCACCCTTTCGAGGCTGTTGAGTATGCAGTCCGTTATGGATTTAGGAGGATTGGAGAGAATCGCGTGCAGGAGGCGGACCAGAAGTGGAAGGAAATAGATCCTCGAGTAGGATTAGAGCTTATTGGGCATTTGCAAACCAACAAAGCCCGTTTGGCTGTTTCGCTATTCAACCGTATTCAGTCTGTTGACCGCATAAAACTGGTAAAAGTGCTCAATCGTCATTGTGAGGAAGTGGGCAAATCTCTTTCCATTCTCTTGCAAGTGAACTCTGGAGAGGATCCAAGAAAGTTTGGTGTTAGCAGGGAAGAAGCTCCGAAATTAATGGAGGAGACACAGGCTGTCCCTCATCTTGCAATTGAGGGATTGATGACAATTGCTCCGCTAAGCCTGGAGAAAGATGTGGCGAGATTAGCCTTTGATCGGCTGCGTGAATTGCGTGATCGACTTGCTGAGAGGTCCGGTCTTCCCCTCAAAGTTCTTTCTATGGGGATGACAAACGACATGGAAGAGGCAATCCAATCAGGAAGCACCTGTATCCGCGTAGGGACAGCTCTATTCGGAGTCCGACGAGGTTAG
- the hup gene encoding DNA-binding protein HU produces the protein MNKAELVTVVQNSIGGDVSKSSVEKAVEAVLDGIKSGVQNDNSVQLAGFGSFSVTKRAARMGINPRTGDKIQIAESRSVKFKPAAALKNLV, from the coding sequence ATGAATAAGGCCGAATTAGTGACTGTAGTGCAGAATTCAATTGGAGGTGACGTGTCAAAATCCAGCGTGGAAAAAGCGGTGGAGGCTGTCCTTGATGGGATCAAAAGTGGAGTCCAAAATGATAATTCTGTCCAGCTAGCAGGATTTGGATCTTTCTCTGTCACCAAGCGTGCTGCACGAATGGGTATAAATCCGAGGACTGGAGATAAGATCCAAATTGCGGAATCTAGGTCCGTAAAATTCAAGCCTGCAGCCGCTCTTAAGAACCTAGTTTGA
- the ygfZ gene encoding tRNA-modifying protein YgfZ gives MSGTVFYKNHPSTCIVVEGGDSFQFLQSQFSNNLKGTGPGLVTYGLWLDRRGKVAADSFVFCQDSNRFIIHSYFCSPSSIIEKLEENIIADDVTLTDQSGLFTSFSCWGLEDTEWLAALGLNEPNPEAFNEREGSIIWVSRRSRSKSLDFLVPEESISELEGKVDEYLAQTGGHWASENELHTERIVSGIPWIPIEIGPNEFPQEGSLESDSVSFTKGCYLGQEVMARIFSRGAVKRGLYRVFSENWRDKLDMPCRLFLGGIDVGELRSMIPSEGGYLGHALLRISAVDSKVSLSLGPGDNSVVKVVDRIGLIE, from the coding sequence ATGAGTGGAACAGTATTCTATAAAAATCATCCTTCGACTTGTATCGTTGTGGAAGGGGGAGACTCTTTCCAATTCCTACAGAGTCAGTTTAGCAACAATCTCAAGGGCACGGGTCCGGGATTAGTTACTTACGGCCTATGGCTGGACCGTAGGGGAAAAGTCGCTGCGGACAGCTTCGTGTTTTGTCAGGATTCAAACCGGTTTATTATTCACAGTTATTTCTGTTCGCCTTCTTCGATTATCGAAAAATTAGAAGAAAATATTATAGCTGACGACGTTACACTAACAGACCAATCCGGTCTTTTTACGTCTTTTTCCTGTTGGGGCCTTGAGGATACGGAGTGGTTGGCTGCCTTGGGGCTAAATGAACCGAATCCCGAGGCTTTTAATGAGCGAGAGGGGAGCATAATTTGGGTAAGTAGGCGTTCCCGATCTAAGTCCCTCGACTTCCTGGTTCCAGAAGAATCCATCTCTGAGTTGGAAGGCAAGGTTGATGAATACCTTGCTCAAACGGGAGGACATTGGGCCTCGGAAAATGAGCTTCATACAGAACGAATTGTCTCGGGTATTCCCTGGATTCCTATCGAAATTGGTCCAAATGAGTTTCCCCAGGAAGGAAGTCTAGAATCAGACTCTGTATCCTTTACGAAAGGGTGCTATCTCGGACAGGAAGTCATGGCACGCATATTTTCTCGAGGTGCTGTAAAACGCGGACTTTATCGTGTTTTTTCCGAGAACTGGAGGGATAAGTTAGATATGCCTTGCAGACTCTTTCTGGGAGGGATAGATGTGGGTGAGTTACGCAGTATGATCCCCTCTGAAGGAGGGTACCTAGGCCACGCCCTTTTGCGCATTAGTGCTGTTGATAGCAAGGTTTCCCTTTCTCTTGGTCCTGGAGATAATTCTGTTGTCAAAGTCGTGGATAGAATCGGCCTAATTGAGTAA
- the aroF gene encoding Phospho-2-dehydro-3-deoxyheptonate aldolase, Tyr-sensitive, which yields MNKHRITDVNIVDNAVLPAPEYLCRQVLRNEDQADFVIQSRKQISDIIAGNDNRILIISGPCSIHDIASGQEYAENLSTLSKKIEDRIVLVMRVYFEKPRTTVGWKGLIMDPYLDGSHDIPEGLKLARSFLRDVIDLRIPTATELLDPITPQYISDLICWSAIGARTAESQTHRQMASGLSMPLGIKNGTSGDIRSAVNAIEAAMQPQTFLGVSQQGLASAVTTRGNANCHIVLRGGENGPNYTPEKINAIEKMLVEHNLAPRVLVDCSHGNSAKDHKKQSAVFESILNQIAIGRNTIFGLMLESNLVAGSQSVSGSKENLVYGQSITDSCIDWKTTETLILKAYQSLGSRLIGTTK from the coding sequence ATGAACAAGCACCGGATAACAGATGTCAATATCGTAGACAATGCTGTACTTCCTGCACCTGAATACCTCTGTAGACAGGTACTAAGGAACGAGGACCAGGCAGATTTCGTTATCCAATCAAGAAAACAAATAAGTGACATTATTGCTGGAAATGATAATCGGATTTTAATCATCTCCGGTCCATGTTCAATCCACGATATTGCTTCAGGCCAAGAATACGCTGAAAATTTGTCCACCCTTAGCAAAAAAATAGAGGATCGTATAGTTTTGGTAATGCGTGTCTACTTCGAGAAGCCGCGTACCACAGTCGGTTGGAAGGGACTTATCATGGATCCATATCTTGACGGAAGCCACGACATCCCCGAAGGACTCAAGCTAGCACGGAGCTTCTTGCGCGATGTTATTGATCTCCGTATCCCTACAGCAACCGAGCTGCTTGACCCAATCACTCCTCAGTACATATCGGATCTGATCTGTTGGTCGGCGATCGGCGCTCGAACAGCAGAATCTCAGACCCATCGGCAAATGGCTTCGGGGCTATCCATGCCTTTGGGAATAAAGAACGGTACATCAGGCGACATTCGTTCAGCAGTCAATGCAATTGAAGCTGCGATGCAACCTCAGACATTCCTTGGAGTGAGCCAGCAGGGTCTAGCCTCGGCCGTAACAACTCGTGGAAACGCAAATTGCCATATCGTTTTAAGAGGCGGAGAAAATGGACCTAACTATACTCCAGAAAAGATCAACGCTATAGAAAAGATGCTTGTTGAACACAATCTTGCGCCCAGAGTGCTAGTGGACTGTAGTCACGGTAACAGCGCAAAAGACCACAAAAAACAATCGGCTGTTTTCGAATCTATTCTCAATCAGATCGCGATTGGACGGAATACTATTTTTGGCCTGATGCTTGAAAGTAACTTGGTAGCGGGCAGTCAATCCGTCAGCGGCTCAAAAGAAAACTTAGTCTACGGGCAGTCCATCACTGACAGTTGTATCGACTGGAAGACTACCGAGACATTGATCTTGAAGGCCTACCAATCTCTTGGATCGCGACTCATTGGGACAACAAAATGA
- the mdh_2 gene encoding Malate dehydrogenase yields the protein MKEPITVSLTGAAGQIGYALAFRIASGDLLGPDQPVRLRLIEIKPMMDSLSGVIMELDDCAFPLLDEVISTCDPNEGFKDANWALLVGSVPRKAGMERSDLLGINGKIFVEQGKAIANNAAGNVRVLVVGNPCNTNCLIAMHHAKAIPSDHWFAMTRLDENRAKYQLAWKAGVAVQSISNVTIWGNHSNTQYPDFYNARVNNSPALDVISDVEWLKSDFITTVQQRGVAVIKARGSSSAASAANAVINTVQSLTQSTEKSDWHSVAICSDGSYGTQKGLITSFPIRNDGGDWEIVPGLSINEFSRQKIDASIAELAEERKMVEELL from the coding sequence ATGAAAGAACCAATAACTGTTTCGTTAACCGGTGCAGCAGGCCAAATTGGGTACGCACTGGCATTCCGTATTGCCTCGGGAGATTTACTTGGACCGGACCAACCGGTCCGGTTGAGACTAATCGAGATCAAACCAATGATGGACTCCCTTTCTGGTGTCATTATGGAGCTGGATGACTGTGCATTTCCCCTTCTCGATGAAGTAATTTCAACTTGTGATCCCAACGAGGGGTTTAAGGATGCAAATTGGGCTCTCCTTGTCGGTAGTGTTCCTCGTAAAGCAGGAATGGAAAGAAGTGATCTACTAGGGATTAATGGCAAAATCTTCGTCGAGCAAGGGAAGGCTATCGCTAATAATGCGGCCGGAAACGTTCGTGTCCTCGTCGTAGGGAATCCTTGTAACACCAATTGTCTCATCGCTATGCATCACGCTAAAGCGATTCCTTCCGATCATTGGTTTGCAATGACAAGACTCGATGAAAACCGGGCTAAATACCAACTTGCCTGGAAGGCAGGGGTAGCTGTGCAATCCATTTCAAACGTCACTATTTGGGGAAATCACTCAAACACTCAGTACCCCGACTTCTACAATGCCCGCGTAAACAATTCCCCAGCCTTGGATGTAATATCTGATGTGGAGTGGCTTAAGTCGGATTTCATCACAACGGTTCAACAGAGGGGAGTCGCCGTAATCAAAGCCCGGGGATCATCCTCAGCTGCCTCCGCCGCGAACGCAGTGATTAATACAGTACAATCGCTGACACAATCCACGGAAAAATCTGATTGGCACAGTGTAGCCATCTGTTCTGATGGAAGTTACGGTACGCAGAAGGGTCTCATAACCTCGTTTCCCATCAGGAATGACGGAGGAGATTGGGAAATCGTCCCGGGGCTCTCAATCAACGAATTCAGTCGGCAAAAGATTGATGCCAGTATTGCGGAACTGGCAGAGGAGCGAAAAATGGTAGAGGAACTTCTTTAG
- the adeQ gene encoding Adenine permease AdeQ, whose translation MLERLFHLTANGTNPRREIIAGLTTFAAMSYILAINPDILSAAGMGKEGLVTVTALAAGIGTLLMALFTNYPIALAPGMGLNAYFAFTVCGAAGIPWKGALAMVFWNGIIFLLLSITGLRTKIAESVPPALKIGVQCGIGLFIAFIGLRNGGIIVKDNVTFVRLGELSNPSTLLVLTGIIVTFALVHKKVLGGIIISIFLVTMIGFEIPKGEGMVTVAPDSIWGLPSGIGETFFALDILYPITHLSEAWKVVIALLFVDLFDTIGTLIGVSRQAGLVDAQDRLPKMGRALTSDACATIVGACLGTSTTTSYIESAAGVQAGGRTGMTSITIASCFFLALFFGPIIVIIPPEATAPALVMVGVLMMQGVKNLKFDDLTSLAPAVVTMMIMPLAFSISDGLAIGFIVYFGTMLLVGKWRKVSLLTAALAILFFFFYVLNL comes from the coding sequence GTGCTAGAGCGACTATTCCATCTCACTGCAAACGGAACAAATCCGAGAAGAGAAATCATCGCTGGCCTGACTACATTTGCCGCGATGTCTTACATTCTTGCAATCAACCCTGATATCCTGTCTGCAGCAGGGATGGGTAAAGAAGGGCTTGTTACAGTCACTGCACTGGCCGCTGGAATCGGTACTCTTCTGATGGCTCTTTTTACAAATTACCCAATTGCTCTAGCCCCAGGGATGGGGCTCAACGCCTATTTTGCCTTCACAGTTTGCGGCGCTGCTGGGATACCATGGAAGGGTGCATTGGCCATGGTTTTTTGGAACGGGATCATCTTCCTTCTACTCTCAATTACCGGTCTTCGAACCAAAATCGCGGAATCCGTACCCCCTGCACTCAAGATAGGGGTCCAATGTGGGATTGGTTTGTTTATAGCCTTTATTGGCCTACGAAACGGTGGAATAATTGTTAAAGACAATGTGACATTTGTGAGGCTTGGAGAACTCTCAAACCCTTCTACCCTCCTCGTCCTAACCGGAATCATCGTTACTTTCGCTCTAGTACATAAAAAAGTTCTTGGGGGAATCATTATCTCGATCTTTCTCGTTACTATGATCGGTTTTGAGATTCCGAAAGGAGAAGGTATGGTGACCGTTGCACCAGACTCTATTTGGGGTCTACCATCAGGTATTGGAGAGACTTTCTTTGCTCTCGATATTCTTTATCCAATAACTCACTTATCCGAGGCTTGGAAAGTCGTTATAGCTCTTCTCTTCGTCGACTTATTTGATACTATCGGCACCCTAATCGGAGTTTCTCGACAAGCCGGTCTAGTTGATGCCCAGGACCGCCTTCCCAAAATGGGCCGAGCTCTAACCTCTGATGCATGTGCTACGATAGTTGGGGCTTGCCTTGGGACATCAACAACCACCTCATACATAGAATCCGCGGCTGGGGTACAAGCTGGAGGTAGAACTGGAATGACCTCTATCACCATTGCTTCCTGTTTTTTCCTTGCCTTGTTTTTTGGCCCTATAATTGTAATTATTCCTCCCGAAGCCACCGCTCCCGCCCTCGTAATGGTCGGAGTCCTTATGATGCAAGGAGTGAAAAACTTAAAATTTGACGATCTAACCTCCCTTGCTCCTGCCGTTGTTACAATGATGATAATGCCGTTGGCTTTTAGTATCAGCGACGGACTTGCGATCGGATTCATAGTCTACTTTGGAACTATGCTATTGGTCGGCAAATGGAGGAAAGTTTCTTTACTCACTGCAGCTCTTGCTATCCTATTCTTCTTCTTTTACGTACTCAACCTTTAG